In Gymnogyps californianus isolate 813 chromosome 1, ASM1813914v2, whole genome shotgun sequence, the following are encoded in one genomic region:
- the LOC127013497 gene encoding zinc finger protein 239-like isoform X2, whose amino-acid sequence MSENEGDLQRDGPEAAKPCGAISDIFMREASPPGCDQEVPRLRPDLLSPETGPEKTSRCSFRKRKETVVHQRAFMGEKPYICIECGQSFNRSSDLIRHQRIHTGEKPYMCADCGKSFSRRSHLIQHQRVHTGERPYQCKDCGKSFSQSTHLVQHQRNHTGERPYVCAKCGRNFYQNSGLLRHANFHTGEKPYKCPQCGKRFSDSSNLIAHQRLHTGEKPYKCADCNKCFSESSKLVIHRRVHTGEKPYLCPDCGKSFSQRSHLVQHRRTHTGEKPYKCAECGTCFSDNSTLIRHRRTHTGEKPFKCSHCGKSFSRNSYLVSHQRVHMW is encoded by the coding sequence ATGAGTGAAAATGAGGGGGATCTCCAGCGAGATGGGCCGGAGGCAGCCAAACCCTGTGGGGCCATTTCGGACATTTTCATGAGGGAAGCTTCTCCTCCGGGCTGCGACCAGGAAGTGCCCCGTCTGAGGCCAGACCTTCTCTCCCCAGAGACAGGGCCAGAGAAGACTTCTCGCTGTAGTTTCCGGAAGCGTAAGGAGACTGTGGTGCACCAGCGAGCATTCATGGGAGAGAAGCCCTACATCTGCATCGAGTGCGGGCAGAGCTTCAACCGCAGCTCCGACCTGATCCGCCACCAGAGGATCCACACCGGGGAGAAGCCGTACATGTGTGCTGACTGCGGCAAGAGCTTCAGCCGCCGCTCCCACCTCATCCAGCACCAGCGCGTCCACACGGGTGAGCGGCCGTACCAATGCAAGGACTGTGGGAAGAGCTTCAGCCAGAGCACCCACCTAGTGCAGCACCAGCGCAACCACACTGGCGAGAGGCCTTATGTCTGTGCCAAGTGTGGGAGAAACTTCTACCAGAACTCAGGCCTGCTCCGCCACGCCAACTTTCACACGGGCGAGAAACCCTACAAGTGCCCCCAGTGCGGGAAGCGCTTCAGCGACAGCTCTAACCTCATTGCCCACCAGCGGCTCCACACGGGCGAGAAGCCCTACAAGTGTGCTGACTGCAACAAGTGCTTCAGTGAGAGCTCTAAGCTGGTCATCCACCGGCGTGTCCATACAGGTGAGAAGCCATATTTGTGCCCTGACTGTGGGAAGAGTTTCAGCCAGCGCTCGCACCTTGTCCAGCACCGTCGCACCCACACTGGGGAAAAGCCCTACAAGTGTGCCGAGTGTGGGACCTGCTTCAGTGACAACTCTACCCTCATCCGTCATCGTCGTACCCACACTGGGGAGAAACCTTTCAAGTGCTCCCACTGTGGGAAGAGCTTCAGTCGCAACTCCTACTTAGTCTCACACCAGCGGGTGCACATGTGGTAG